One window of Camelina sativa cultivar DH55 chromosome 4, Cs, whole genome shotgun sequence genomic DNA carries:
- the LOC104780236 gene encoding indole-3-acetaldehyde oxidase-like isoform X3 — MSLVFAINGQRFDLELSSVDPSTTLLEFLRYQTPFKSVKFSCGEGGCGACVVLLSKYDPVLQHVEDFTVSSCLTLFCSINHCSITTSEGLGNSRDGFHPVHKRLSGFHASQCGFCTPGMSVSLFSALLDADKSHSSELTVVEAEKAISGNLCRCTGYRPIVDACKSFASDIDIEDLGLNSFCRKGDKDFIKSLPRFNSEKRVCTFPEFLKDEIKSMNSGMYRWCSPESVEELQSLLVGYKANGNGVSMKLVAGNTSVGYYKDEREQSYDKYIDITRIPQLKEIREKQNGVEIGSVVSISKVIAALKEIRVSPGVEKMFGKLATHMEKIAARFIRNLGSIGGNLVMAQRKQFPSDMATILLAAGAVVNIMSFPRGLEKLTLEEFLHGSPLEAHDLVVSFEIPFWHSETNSELLFETYRAAPRPNGNALAYLNAAFLAQVKDTAVVNCRLAFGAYGTKHAIRCKEIEDFLSGKVITDKVLYEAITLLGNVVVPEAGTSNPAYRSSLAPGFLFEFLHTLITHHTTDKPSNVYNLDPPKPLPMLSSSQHVPITNEYNPVGQPVTKAGASLQASGEAIYVDDIPSPTNCLYGAFIYSTKPFARIIGIHFKENLVPHGVVAVISCKDVPKGGKNVGMKTGLGSVRLFAEDFTINVGECIALVVADTQRHADAAANLAVVEYETKGLEPPILCVEDAVKKSSMFDIIPIFYPQQVGDTSKGMAAADHRILSSEMRLGSQYFFYMETQTALAVPDEDNSIVVYSSSQTPQYVHTSVATCLGIPENNVRVITRRVGGGFGGKAVMSMPVATACAVAANKLQRPVRTYVNRKTDMIMTGGRHPMKITFSVGFKSTGKITALELEILIDAGATLGFSTLMSSNIIGALKKYNWGALSFDIKLCKTNLLSRAIMRAPGDVQGTYIAEAIIENVASSLSLEVDTIRKINFHTYESLALFYKDSAGEPHEYTLSSMWDKVGASSNYDERVSMVREFNDSNMWTKRGISRLPIIYEVSMFATPGRVSVLSDGTIVVEVGGIELGQGIWTKVKQMTSYALGMLQCDGTEDLLEKIRVVQSDTLSMVQGNFTGSSTTSEGSCAAVRLCCETLVKRLKPLMERSGGPISWNKLISQAYAQSVNLSASDLYTPEEFPMRYLNYGVAVSEVEVDLVTGQTTVLQTDILYDCGKSLNPAVDLGQIEGSFVQGLGFFMLEEYITDSEGLVLTDSTWTYKIPTVDTIPRRFNVELLNSGCHEKRVLSSKASGEPPLLLAASVHCATRQAVKEARKQLCMWKGEDGSSSSTFQLPVPATMPVVKELCGVDIIESYLEWKLCANSKL, encoded by the exons ATGAGCTTGGTTTTCGCAATTAATGGGCAAAGGTTCGACCTTGAGCTCTCCTCCGTAGATCCTTCAACAACTTTGTTGGAGTTCCTTCGTTACCAGACTCCTTTCAAGAGTGTTAAGTTCAGCTGCGGCGAAG GAGGATgtggtgcttgtgttgttctTCTTTCCAAGTACGATCCTGTTCTACAACACGTAGAAGATTTCACTGTCAGCTCTTGTCTCACCCTTTTCTGCAGTATAAACCACTGCAGCATTACGACTTCAGAAGGACTTGGGAACAGCAGAGACGGTTTCCACCCGGTTCACAAGCGATTATCCGGTTTCCACGCCTCTCAGTGTGGTTTCTGCACACCAGGGATgtctgtttctctcttctctgcacTCTTAGACGCTGACAAGTCTCATTCTTCCGAGCTTACCGTTGTCGAAGCAGAGAAGGCTATCTCGGGAAACTTATGTCGGTGCACTGGCTACCGTCCGATTGTTGATGCTTGCAAGAGCTTTGCTTCGGATATTGACATTGAGGATCTTGGACTCAACTCTTTCTGTAGGAAAGGGGATAAGGATTTTATTAAGAGTTTACCACGATTTAATAGTGAGAAGCGTGTCTGTACATTTCCAGAGTTTCTCAAGGATGAGATTAAGTCTATGAATTCAGGGATGTACAGATGGTGCAGTCCGGAGAGTGTTGAGGAACTCCAGAGCTTATTGGTAGGTTACAAGGCTAATGGTAATGGAGTTTCAATGAAACTGGTTGCTGGTAACACAAGTGTGGGGTACTATAAGGATGAAAGAGAGCAGAGTTATGACAAATACATAGATATAACTCGAATCCCGCAGCTGAAAGAGATAAGAGAAAAACAGAATGGGGTTGAGATAGGATCAGTGGTATCAATATCTAAAGTTATTGCTGCTTTGAAGGAGATTAGGGTCTCACCGGGAGTGGAGAAGATGTTTGGAAAACTTGCTACTCATATGGAAAAGATTGCGGCGAGATTTATTAGGAACTTAG GTAGCATTGGGGGAAACCTTGTCATGGCTCAGAGGAAACAGTTTCCTTCTGACATGGCCACCATACTTCTTGCAGCTGGTGCAGTTGTTAACATAATGAGCTTTCCAAGAGGACTCGAAAAGCTAACACTGGAAGAGTTTCTCCACGGATCTCCTCTTGAGGCTCATGATCTGGTTGTGAGTTTTGAAATTCCATTTTGGCATTCTGAAACAAACTCTGAATTGCTCTTTGAAACCTATCGAGCTGCACCGCGTCCAAATGGAAACGCTCTGGCTTACCTGAATGCTGCTTTCTTAGCTCAAGTGAAGGATACAGCGGTAGTTAACTGTAGATTGGCTTTCGGGGCTTACGGGACCAAACACGCCATTAGGTGCAAGGAAATTGAAGATTTTCTGTCTGGTAAAGTAATCACTGACAAAGTTCTGTATGAGGCTATCACCTTACTTGGCAATGTCGTGGTGCCTGAAGCCGGTACAAGCAATCCTGCTTACAGGTCAAGCTTGGCGCCGGGCTTCCTTTTCGAGTTCCTTCACACCTTAATAACTCATCATACTACAGATAAACCTTCAAATGTTTATAACTTGGATCCACCAAAACCATTACCAATGTTGTCTTCTTCACAACATGTTCCTATAACCAATGAATATAATCCGGTTGGTCAACCTGTTACTAAAGCTGGAGCTTCCCTTCAGGCTTCTGGTGAGGCtatctatgtggatgatatacCATCTCCCACAAACTGCCTCTACGGAGCATTCATCTATAGCACAAAGCCATTCGCACGGATAATAGGTATTCATTTCAAGGAAAATTTGGTACCTCATGGAGTTGTTGCAGTCATTTCTTGCAAGGATGTTCCTAAAGGTGGGAAAAATGTGGGTATGAAGACTGGATTAGGCTCAGTTCGCTTATTCGCAGAGGATTTCACCATTAATGTAGGCGAATGCATCGCCCTTGTG GTTGCAGATACGCAGAGACATGCGGATGCTGCAGCAAATCTTGCAGTCGTTGAATACGAAACAAAGGGTTTGGAACCACCAATCTTATGTGTAGAAGACGCGGTCAAGAAATCTAGTATGTTCGACATTATCCCTATCTTTTACCCACAACAAGTTGGTGACACATCAAAAGGAATGGCTGCAGCTGATCATCGAATTCTCAGCTCGGAA ATGCGTCTTGGGTCGCAATACTTCTTTTACATGGAGACGCAAACAGCTCTTGCAGTGCCAGATGAAGACAACTCAATTGTAGTATATAGTTCAAGTCAGACCCCTCAGTACGTACACACCTCTGTCGCTACTTGCCTAGGCATCCCTGAAAACAACGTCCGTGTCATAACCAGACGTGTCGGTGGAGGTTTTGGAGGAAAAGCTGTCATGTCAATGCCA GTTGCAACAGCTTGCGCGGTTGCTGCTAATAAACTGCAGCGTCCTGTGAGAACTTACGTAAACCGCAAGACCGATATGATAATGACTGGTGGGAGGCATCCAATGAAGATAACGTTCAGTGTGGGATTCAAATCCACGGGGAAGATCACAGCCTTGGAGCTAGAAATACTAATTGATGCAGGGGCTACTCTTGGTTTTAGTACGTTAATGTCATCAAATATCATAGGGGCGCTAAAGAAGTACAATTGGGGCGCTTTATCTTTTGATATCAAACTTTGTAAAACAAATCTTCTAAGCAGAGCAATCATGAGAGCCCCTGGGGACGTGCAGGGTACATATATCGCTGAAGCCATCATCGAAAATGTAGCGTCTAGCCTCTCCTTGGAGGTTGATACAATAAGAAAGATTAATTTCCATACATATGAGAGCTTAGCCCTGTTCTACAAGGACAGTGCTGGTGAACCACATGAGTACACTTTGTCTTCGATGTGGGATAAGGTTGGCGCATCTTCAAACTATGATGAGCGGGTTTCAATGGTCAGAGAGTTCAACGACTCTAACATGTGGACAAAACGAGGGATATCCCGATTACCCATTATTTATGAG GTTTCCATGTTTGCAACTCCAGGGAGAGTAAGTGTTTTAAGCGATGGAACAATTGTTGTTGAGGTTGGTGGAATCGAGCTAGGACAAGGAATATGGACAAAGGTGAAGCAGATGACTAGTTATGCTCTTGGTATGCTACAATGCGATGGAACTGAAGATCTCTTGGAGAAGATAAGAGTTGTACAATCAGATACATTGAGCATGGTCCAAGGGAATTTCACAGGAAGTAGCACAACATCGGAGGGGAGCTGCGCAGCTGTTCGTCTCTGCTGCGAAACCTTAGTCAAAAGATTGAAACCTTTGATGGAGAGATCGGGTGGTCCAATCAGCTGGAACAAGTTGATCTCTCAG GCTTATGCTCAGTCCGTGAACTTATCAGCTAGTGACTTGTATACTCCAGAAGAATTTCCCATGCGGTACCTTAACTATGGTGTTGCTGTCAGCGAG GTTGAAGTAGACCTTGTGACGGGACAAACTACGGTTCTACAGACAGATATCTTATATGACTGTGGAAAAAGCCTCAATCCCGCTGTCGATTTAGGACAg ATTGAAGGATCATTTGTGCAAGGACTTGGGTTTTTCATGCTTGAAGAGTACATAACAGATTCAGAAGGACTGGTTTTGACAGACAGCACATGGACATACAAGATTCCGACCGTTGACACCATTCCTAGACGGTTCAACGTCGAACTACTAAACAGTGGATGCCATGAAAAACGCGTACTCTCTTCTAAAG CCTCGGGAGAGCCTCCGTTGCTACTGGCAGCTTCGGTGCACTGTGCCACGAGACAGGCCGTTAAAGAAGCACGCAAACAGCTATGCATGTGGAAAGGTGAGGATGGTTCCTCCAGTTCAACGTTTCAGTTGCCTGTTCCGGCTACAATGCCGGTTGTGAAGGAGCTCTGCGGTGTCGATATCATTGAAAGCTATTTGGAGTGGAAATTATGCGCAAACTCAAAATTGTGA